Part of the Bacteroidales bacterium genome is shown below.
GATAAAACTAAACAAGGTGGTTAGCCCAAACATGATAATGCCGATAAGCAGCAACTGAGGAAATATCCCGATAGTCAGGATGCCGGCCAGCAGCACCCATTGCATCCATCGGGAGCTGATACTGACAACGGGAACCAATTGTGAACGCATCTGCAGCCATGCATAGGCCTGGGCATGCTGCAGTGCATGGCCGGTTTCGTGAGCGGCAACTGCCGCAGCCATCACACTACGCCCGTTGAATACTTCTGGACTCAGGTTGATGGTTTTGTTCGTCGGATTGTAATGATCGGTCAACTCTCCGGGAACTGACTTTACCGATACATCGGTTATGCCATTCTGACTTAACATACTTCTTGCAATATCACTTCCGGTTTGTCCGGAAGGGAGGGGGATTTTTGAATATTTTGCAAAACGGTTTCTCAAACGGCTTTGAACCATCCAGCTTAACAGCATGAAAACTCCGAAAATCAGCAAATAGGACATCATAATTTTATTCTTTTAAAAATGATTTAAAATGCATTTGGCTCGCTATCAAAAACTCTGCCAGCAGCTTCGATCGGCAAATTAACTTCCAAATGCAGAAATTAGTTCAAATTTGTCAGATTTTGGTTAGGAAAACACAATTGTAATCCTCACGTCATGGGTTCAAAGTACAGAATTTATGCTATGTTTGCAAGGTAAATCAGATCTAAAATTATTACCAGGTTACCTCACATTGAGAATCAAAATTAAAAAATTAAAGATCCCATTCATTTTGATCCTGTTATTCCTCATGGTCTCCTGCAACTATAGTATAGATCAGAAAGAAGAAGAACAAATTGCAACCAGACGACCGTTGATGGATGAGCACGAATTGTTCATTACAACATTCTATCCGATAGTTCATGCCGAAAACTCTTACATAATATCTCAACGTACCCATTTACAATGGTTGCGTGAAAGGCACTGGTTTGCCTTGCGTTTTGGCAATCACCTGCATTGGCTTAACCAGTTAGGGAGATTTTACAAGTTTGATTCCCTGTATTTTCAACAATCGCTCACGCGGTCTGACTTTGAGCAACGGATTGACAGTCTTTTGATTCATGTTGACATGATCCCCGACAAACTGGTGATGGCACAGGCTGTAATTGAGTCAGGCTGGGGAAAGTCCTATTTAGCCAAAAAAGCAAATAATTATTTCGGGATGCGATGTTTTAAAAAGGATTGCGGCATACCTCCGCATGGCGTGCATTCCCCGGTTTTCTGGCACAGAAAATATCCTACAGCTACAGAAAGCGTAAAGGATTACATGCTAAATCTTAATACGGCAAATGCCTATAAAAAGTTAAGAAAGATGAGAGGGGAACAACGGATGAACGGAACTGAACCTGACCCCCTTGAATTGGCTGAAACATTGGATAATTACTCAGAAATAGGAAGAGAATACATCAGGATGTTGCACGAGGTGATGAAAAATTACCTGCCAGAGGATTTAGAGGCTTTTATCCGGCAGAAACCTTCCCAATGATATTTTCAGCCTCAAGATCAATAGCTTTTTTCAATAATCTGTAAAAACCGGCTGTTAAGTAACAAACTTTTTCGATATTTGCACACTGCTGCATTGATTTGTATTCTTCGAAGAATTTACAATACTATCTTCAACCTTCAATTTTTACAATAATGAAAACGAGAATTACAATAAGCTGCATCCTTTTCATCCTGCTATTTGTACCCAACACCTACATTGCGGGTCAAAACATCAAAGACTTTACGGATATCGGAGCTAATGTCCAGTCAGGATCACTACCTCCCGGGTGGGAATACACAATCACATGGCTTGTTAGTGCAATACTAATTCCCCATTATGCAATCATTTCAATTTATGGAGATGAACCTCCGGAAGGAAGCTGGCTTGGTGTATTTTATACCGATGAGTTTGGAGTTGAAAAATGTGGCGGCGCCTGCCAGTATGATTACAACCTATCAATGATTTTGACAACTTTTGGTAATGATAATTTTACGCCAGAAAAAGATGGATTCAATACTGGGGAAAAATATATATGGCGGATATTTGACAATGTAACCATGCTCGAATATCCTGCCATTGCAACATACAACCCAAACTCCGGCAATCCTAACGGAACGTTTGGAGGTTTGTTCTGCGAAATCTTGAAACTGGATGCAATTCTAACCCTTCAGATTGATGTTTCTGCAGGCTGGAGCGGCTTTTCATTGCCGTTTAATCCGCTGGATCAGGATGTGACAGGTATTTTTTCTGAAATCGAAGACCAGTTGATTATTTTGCAAAACGCTGAATTCATTTATTGGCCGGAGGAGGAAATCAACACCTTCCCTTACTGGTGGCCAACGTTTGGAGCTCAATTGAAAATGGCTGACGATGCCACGCTCGAGGTTTCCGGAATACCTGGCGAGCGGACCATCAGCCTGCCGGAAGGATGGAGTTATCTTCCTGTGATGAGCATTTGTGATGTGGATGTGGTTGCGCTTTTCGTGGTAATAAATGATAAAATTGATCTTGTAAAATCCATCGGCGGATTCCAACTGTATTGGCCTGCCATGGGTATCAACACGCTGGAAATGCTTCAAACCGGTAAGGCTTACTTGATCAAACTCAATCAGCCTGCAACGATTACCTTCCCCGCTTGCCAGGGCACAGTAAAGAGGTAATCTTTCAGACCGGAATTATGCCGTAAGTCATAGAATAGCCAATGATCTCAAATGAGACTGTCTCAAATGTCTATTTTTAATCCAGCACATTGAAAATCAAATAGGAGAAATCTGCATTTGATTGAATGGTTGGCCTTTACATACTGAGTAACAAAATTGCTACCCTTACCATAAACAGTGAAAGCCCAACGGGATTTAACAGAAAAAAACTTATTACAAAACAAATTTTACTGATATTTGCAGACTGTTGCTTTATAATGTGTTCTTCGGAGAATTTGCCAAACTATCTTCAATTTTACTACTATGAAAACGAGATTTACAATCTATTGCATCCTTTTTATCCTTCTTCATTTTTTGCCTACTGTTTACATTGCAGGTCAAAACAGTAAAAACTTTTCGGGGATCAGGCCTGATCATTACATGGTGGTTTTAGGTGAGCGTCCGCCGATTGATCTGAACAACGTTCCGTCAGATGCTTATGAACCGGGGAAACTGAAGATCAAACTAAAGGCAGGTCTTGAAAGATTGATGCCAGATCAACCCTTTCATTCTGGTCCGGCGGGTTATGTTATCACTGGCATCCCTTCCCTTGATGCGGTAAATCAGGCTTTTGAAATAAAGGCATACAACCCGTTGTTTGCCGGACTTTACGAAACCGGGGTCAGGTCTTCCGAATTTCAGGAAAGACACAAGGCCTGGGGTTTTCATCTTTGGTTTGAACTGATCGTTGATGAGAAAACTGATGTGCTTGAGGCTGTAAGGCGATTTTCTGCATTAAAAGAGGTGGAAATTGCTGAACCTGAATACCGCAAACGACTTGTTGTTGATCAACTTTCACCAAACAATCCAGAGCCGGAAAAATACCCGGATGCGACTTCCGGTCTCCGCTGGACTCCCAATGATCCTCAATATACCAGCCAGTGGCACTACAACAATACCGGACAACAAGGCGGAACTCCCGGCGCCGACATCAGCCTTCAGGAAGCATGGGACATCGAAAAAGGAAGCAGCGATGTGATCGTGGCCATTATTGATGGCGGAATTGATTACACACATTCAGATCTTGCCGGAAATATGTGGTCAGGTATAGGATATAATTTTGTTACCGGCAGTTCCACAGTTACTGCTCATAATCATGGTACGCATGTAGCCGGAACGGTTGCAGCCGTCAATAATAATAACGTTGGTGTGGCAGGTGTGGCGGGTGGATCAGGCTCAAACGACGGTGTCAGGTTAATGTCGTGCCAGGTATTCACTACAACCAGCAACGGCGGATTTCACCTGGCGCCAGTTTATGCTGCCGACAATGGTGCTGCCATTTCACAAAACAGCTGGAGCTATACCAATCAGGGTGTTTATGATCAATCGGTGCTCGATGCTATTGATTACTTCAATTTGAATGGTGGTGGAGATGTCATGACAGGAGGAATAACCATTTTTGCAGCCGGAAACGACAATTCTTCAGGTCAATGGTATCCGGCCTATTATTCAGGGTCCTTTTCGGTTGCTGCCACAAATAACCAGGACATTAAAGCATGGTATTCAAATTATGATACCTGGATAGATATTTCAGCACCGGGAGGTGAAACCAACTCGGTTACTGCCCGCGGTGTGTTGAGTACACTCCCGGGAAATAGTTACGGTTATTACCAGGGGACCTCAATGGCCTGCCCCCATACATCCGGCGTGGCTGCTTTAATGGTTTCACTGGGCTATGGCCAACTCTCCTCCACACAAGTTGCAAATTTCATTCGTACGACCACCGATAACCATTACGGGGTGAATCCTGCGTTTATCGGAAAACTTGGCACAGGAAGGCTTAACGCCCATTCGGCATTGCTTGCCGTTCAATCGGTGATATCCAGTGTTGCCAACCCGCAGAGTTTTACCGCAACTACAGTAAGTTCAAGCCAGATCAACCTTTCATGGACCAAAAATCCGGACAACAACAGTGTAATGGTCATCTGGTCGTGGAATGGGATTTTTGGAGACCCTACCGACGGCGTAATCTATAAAAATGGTGACCCTATAACAGGCGGAGGATTAGTGCTGTACCGTGGGAGTAACACTTCGTTTTCGCATACCAATCTCAATGGTTCCACAATCTATTATTACAAAGCCTTTTCCTACAATCTGACCAATGAGTACTCAGTCGGACTTTCAACCAATGCCACAACTTTGAGTGGTCCGTTTGCTGATTTTGAGGCAAATCCAACCACGACCATGTTAACCATCCCGGTTACCTTCACCGATGCATCGGGAGGTGGAACTTTTAATTCCTGGTTGTGGAATTTCGGAGCAGGGGCGAATCCTTCCACAGCAACTGGGCAGGGACCTCATTCTGTAGTTTATTACACAACCGGAAATAAAACGGTAAGTCTGACCGTAGATGGAACCTATACTGCGACAAAAGTGGACTATATTACAGTAAATGAACTGTCATTTTCGTCAAGTGGAACATACACAGCCGGAGATATTTCCACTGATTACAATTTTCAATCCCTCCCCGGTTCATCTTCATGTCCTGGATCACTGACTGTTACTATTCCGGCAGGTGCAGAGATTACTTCGGTGGATGTAAGTTACCAGATGACTGCCCGTAACAATGGCTGGAAATCAGAGCAAAGATCACAACTACGCTGTGTTTCACCTGGTGGAACTTCCGAATCTGTTCTTTTCAGCGGTACAGGCAATTCCACAGGAGCGCAGGCCTATAACCGAACAGGACTGACGATTGCAAACGGAGTAACCGGTGGAGGGAATATCCAGTTCCAGTTGCATGCAGGGCGCACCTGGGGTGGGTCGGGGTGCAATACGACTTATAACAAAGTAGATAACAACACATGGACTGTCACTGTTAATTATCTTTTAAGTCAGGAACCTGTTGCAGATTTCAGCGCTTCGGCCACAACAATTTATGCCGGCGAATCGGTGAATTTTACCGATCTTTCCACAAACAATCCTACCTCCTGGAGCTGGTCGTTCACGGGCGGAACCCCGGCGTCCTCTTCCATCCAAAATCCGGCGGTGGTGTACAATTCGCCCGGGGTGTACAATGTTTCACTCACTGTGACCAATGCATTCGGATCGGATACCGAGACCAAAACTGATTTCATCACCGTGCAGGTTGTTCCTTTGCCAGTGGCAGATTTCAGCGCTTCGGCCACAACAATTTACGCCGGCGAATCGGTGAATTTTACCGATCTTTCGACGAACAATCCTACCTCCTGGAGCTGGTCGTTCACGGGCGGAACCCCGGCGTCGTCTTCATCACAGAATCCTGTGGTGGTTTATAATACGCCCGGTGTGTACAATGTTTCACTCACTGTGACCAATGCGTTCGGATCGGATACCGAGACCAAAACTGATTTCATCACCGTGCAGGTTGTTCCTTTGCCAGTAGCAGATTTCAGCGCTTCGGCCACAACAATTTACGCCGGCGAGTCGGTGAATTTTACCGATCTTTCCACAAACAATCCCACCTCCTGGAGCTGGTCATTCGCGGGCGGAACCCCGGCGTCGTCTTCATCACAGAATCCGGCGGTGGTGCACAATACGCCCGGGGTGTACAATGTTTCACTCACTGTGACCAATGCATTCGGATTGGACACCGAGACCAAAACTGATTTCATCACCGTGCAGGTTGTTCCTATGCCAGTAGCAGATTTCAGCGCTTCGGCCACAACAATTTATGCCGGTGAGTCGGTGAATTTTACCGATCTTTCGACCAACAATCCCACATCATGGAGCTGGTCGTTCACGGGCGGAACCCCGGCGTCGTCTTCATCACAGAATCCGGCGGTGGTGTACAATACGCCCGGGGTGTACAATGTTTCACTCACTGTGACCAATGCATTCGGATCGGACACCGAGGCCAAAACTGATTTCATCACCGTGCAGGTAAATAATCCGCTAATAGCAAATTTCATAGCAGATACCACACAAATCTATAAAGGTGATGTCGTTCACTTCTATGATCTCTCCAGCGGAGATCCTACATTCTGGAATTGGGAAATCCAGGGAGGAACACCTTCGGTTTCTTACCAGAAAAACCCGGTAGTGATATTTAACCAGACTGGGGAATTTGATGTGAAACTGACTGTATCTGGCGTCAACGGCCAATCGGAGATTTTCAGACAGAAATACATCAAAGTGTTGGAAGTGATTCCATTGTTTCCTCCAGGTTGGGATTTTGTCATTACCGGATCACAACATGTTATTGCCGTGCCTTTGCAGGCCAATCCGCGTATTTTGGACGTTCCAATTGCTCCTGGTGATTATGTTGGAGCATTTTACACTGATACCTATGGTAATTTAAAATGTGGCGGCGCCACCCAATGGAACGGCACATCCAACATCGCAGTGATGGCTTATGGCGACCAGTTTTTCACTCCGTTAAAGGATGGTTTTGCTTTTAATGAAGCGTTTAAATGGAAAGTGTTTTCTTATAGCCATAATAGGGATTTCGATGCCACCCCAACTTACGACCCGATGGCGCCCAACCAGGGAAACTTTCTTCCCATGGGACTTTCGGCGCTTTCGGACATTTATGCCGGTACCCTGTTTAATGTCAATATTCCTGAAGGATGGAGCGGCATCTCAAGTCCGGTTATACCTTATGATCCTGATTTCGACCAGCTCTTTGCCAGTATTCTGGGCGACCTGACTATCCTGTATAACTTTAATGGAATGTTCTGGCCTGGACAAAACATCCATTCACTTGATACCTGGACAAATACCGGCTACACTATCAAAATGGAAAACAGTGCCACATTGGAATTTGGCGGTGATCTCATCACCAGTAAAAATCAGCTTGTTAACGCAGGAACCAGCTATCTTGCGGTTCTTGTTCCCTGCGAGGTTGAAACTGAGGCATTATTTGCCCCCCACCTCAATAAATTACTACTTGTGCGCAACATTACCAGCACTCAGGTTTACTGGCCATTGTATGGGATCAATACACTTGAATATTTGATCCCGGGTAATGCCTATTTCGTGGTTGCCACTTCCAACTTCACCCTGACTTTCCCCCAATGCCCGGCAGAAAGCAACTTTAAAACAGCTTTGCCGGATTTCAATATGCAACCGGAAGTACCCTGGACACTTTGCAGCCCAACACCGTCGGTACATACAATAGCTGTTACCGGAAAGGCAACCGGTTCGTTGGTGGCGGGTGATATCCTGGGAGTTTTCAATACTGCGGGTGATTGCTGCGGATGGGCTGATTACCAGTCAAAAAACATGGCTATTCCTGCCTGGGGAATTGACCTCACAAGTGAAAAACAAGTTGGCCTTGTCCAGAATGAACTGCTGACTTTTAAGCTTTTCCGGCCTTCTGCCAATCTTTCCTATGACCTGCAAATCACCTGGGATCAATCAATGCCTGACCAGGGACTGTATAATTCCGGCGGCCTTTCAGCCATCACCGGTATCAGTTTGACCACGGGTGACAGCGCTGACGCTGACCCGTTTGAGGTGTTCAGCCTTTATCCCAATCCCGGTAACGGCCTTTTCAACATCAAAGGTGTCAGTAACGTCCGTAGGATTTCAGTAACCCATCCCGACGGCCGCCTTGTGGCTGATATCGAACTCAGTGGTGAAGAAACTGTGGCCATCAACCTTACTAATCATGCACG
Proteins encoded:
- a CDS encoding zinc metallopeptidase → MMSYLLIFGVFMLLSWMVQSRLRNRFAKYSKIPLPSGQTGSDIARSMLSQNGITDVSVKSVPGELTDHYNPTNKTINLSPEVFNGRSVMAAAVAAHETGHALQHAQAYAWLQMRSQLVPVVSISSRWMQWVLLAGILTIGIFPQLLLIGIIMFGLTTLFSFITLPVEFDASRRALVWLEGTGMTRGEQHEMAKDGLKWAAMTYVVAALASLATLAYYIMIFLGRRE
- a CDS encoding glucosaminidase domain-containing protein; its protein translation is MILLFLMVSCNYSIDQKEEEQIATRRPLMDEHELFITTFYPIVHAENSYIISQRTHLQWLRERHWFALRFGNHLHWLNQLGRFYKFDSLYFQQSLTRSDFEQRIDSLLIHVDMIPDKLVMAQAVIESGWGKSYLAKKANNYFGMRCFKKDCGIPPHGVHSPVFWHRKYPTATESVKDYMLNLNTANAYKKLRKMRGEQRMNGTEPDPLELAETLDNYSEIGREYIRMLHEVMKNYLPEDLEAFIRQKPSQ
- a CDS encoding PKD domain-containing protein, whose translation is MKTRFTIYCILFILLHFLPTVYIAGQNSKNFSGIRPDHYMVVLGERPPIDLNNVPSDAYEPGKLKIKLKAGLERLMPDQPFHSGPAGYVITGIPSLDAVNQAFEIKAYNPLFAGLYETGVRSSEFQERHKAWGFHLWFELIVDEKTDVLEAVRRFSALKEVEIAEPEYRKRLVVDQLSPNNPEPEKYPDATSGLRWTPNDPQYTSQWHYNNTGQQGGTPGADISLQEAWDIEKGSSDVIVAIIDGGIDYTHSDLAGNMWSGIGYNFVTGSSTVTAHNHGTHVAGTVAAVNNNNVGVAGVAGGSGSNDGVRLMSCQVFTTTSNGGFHLAPVYAADNGAAISQNSWSYTNQGVYDQSVLDAIDYFNLNGGGDVMTGGITIFAAGNDNSSGQWYPAYYSGSFSVAATNNQDIKAWYSNYDTWIDISAPGGETNSVTARGVLSTLPGNSYGYYQGTSMACPHTSGVAALMVSLGYGQLSSTQVANFIRTTTDNHYGVNPAFIGKLGTGRLNAHSALLAVQSVISSVANPQSFTATTVSSSQINLSWTKNPDNNSVMVIWSWNGIFGDPTDGVIYKNGDPITGGGLVLYRGSNTSFSHTNLNGSTIYYYKAFSYNLTNEYSVGLSTNATTLSGPFADFEANPTTTMLTIPVTFTDASGGGTFNSWLWNFGAGANPSTATGQGPHSVVYYTTGNKTVSLTVDGTYTATKVDYITVNELSFSSSGTYTAGDISTDYNFQSLPGSSSCPGSLTVTIPAGAEITSVDVSYQMTARNNGWKSEQRSQLRCVSPGGTSESVLFSGTGNSTGAQAYNRTGLTIANGVTGGGNIQFQLHAGRTWGGSGCNTTYNKVDNNTWTVTVNYLLSQEPVADFSASATTIYAGESVNFTDLSTNNPTSWSWSFTGGTPASSSIQNPAVVYNSPGVYNVSLTVTNAFGSDTETKTDFITVQVVPLPVADFSASATTIYAGESVNFTDLSTNNPTSWSWSFTGGTPASSSSQNPVVVYNTPGVYNVSLTVTNAFGSDTETKTDFITVQVVPLPVADFSASATTIYAGESVNFTDLSTNNPTSWSWSFAGGTPASSSSQNPAVVHNTPGVYNVSLTVTNAFGLDTETKTDFITVQVVPMPVADFSASATTIYAGESVNFTDLSTNNPTSWSWSFTGGTPASSSSQNPAVVYNTPGVYNVSLTVTNAFGSDTEAKTDFITVQVNNPLIANFIADTTQIYKGDVVHFYDLSSGDPTFWNWEIQGGTPSVSYQKNPVVIFNQTGEFDVKLTVSGVNGQSEIFRQKYIKVLEVIPLFPPGWDFVITGSQHVIAVPLQANPRILDVPIAPGDYVGAFYTDTYGNLKCGGATQWNGTSNIAVMAYGDQFFTPLKDGFAFNEAFKWKVFSYSHNRDFDATPTYDPMAPNQGNFLPMGLSALSDIYAGTLFNVNIPEGWSGISSPVIPYDPDFDQLFASILGDLTILYNFNGMFWPGQNIHSLDTWTNTGYTIKMENSATLEFGGDLITSKNQLVNAGTSYLAVLVPCEVETEALFAPHLNKLLLVRNITSTQVYWPLYGINTLEYLIPGNAYFVVATSNFTLTFPQCPAESNFKTALPDFNMQPEVPWTLCSPTPSVHTIAVTGKATGSLVAGDILGVFNTAGDCCGWADYQSKNMAIPAWGIDLTSEKQVGLVQNELLTFKLFRPSANLSYDLQITWDQSMPDQGLYNSGGLSAITGISLTTGDSADADPFEVFSLYPNPGNGLFNIKGVSNVRRISVTHPDGRLVADIELSGEETVAINLTNHARGIYLVRVFTASGVQFRKIVLE